A part of Actinobaculum sp. 313 genomic DNA contains:
- the atpE gene encoding ATP synthase F0 subunit C, translated as MIGNIATIGYGLAVLGPGIGVGLIGAKNQEATARQPELRGYLRINMFLSIAFTEALGLIGFAAGFVFGV; from the coding sequence ATGATCGGTAACATCGCCACAATCGGATACGGCCTTGCCGTGCTTGGCCCGGGAATTGGCGTCGGATTGATCGGCGCGAAGAATCAGGAGGCGACCGCGCGCCAACCTGAGCTCAGGGGCTATCTGCGAATCAATATGTTCCTGTCGATTGCTTTCACCGAGGCCCTCGGTCTGATTGGCTTCGCGGCAGGCTTCGTCTTTGGCGTCTGA
- the atpB gene encoding F0F1 ATP synthase subunit A — translation MTLLSALAPLAEGGGFEPPSVEEFFPEPFLFAGTPFAINRVVLVRLIAAVALCAILVIYSRRARLVPRRAQNAVEMLLDFSRKNVGEQILEDRAGPYQPLLATIFLGVLFMDITGIIPGLQIAGTSLIGMPLVYAIVAYIAFIVAGCKAHGAGHFFCSQLFPPGVPKLVYLLMTPIELISTFVIRPLTLTARLLANMVSGHLLLVLCFLGTNALYFSMGGLGGIALGTVTLLGGIIFTAFEAFIAALQAYIFALLTAAYIALSLESH, via the coding sequence ATGACGCTGCTCAGTGCCCTTGCGCCACTCGCGGAAGGCGGTGGCTTCGAGCCACCGTCGGTAGAGGAGTTCTTTCCAGAACCGTTCCTTTTTGCGGGCACGCCCTTCGCCATTAATCGTGTGGTTCTAGTCCGCTTGATTGCGGCGGTGGCGCTGTGCGCGATCTTGGTCATCTACTCGCGGCGGGCACGCCTGGTACCCAGACGGGCACAGAACGCCGTCGAAATGCTGCTCGACTTCTCTCGGAAGAACGTGGGGGAGCAGATCTTGGAGGACCGAGCCGGGCCATACCAGCCGCTGTTGGCAACTATTTTCCTCGGCGTGCTTTTCATGGATATAACCGGTATCATTCCGGGCCTGCAGATCGCTGGCACTTCTTTGATAGGTATGCCGTTGGTGTACGCCATTGTCGCCTACATCGCCTTTATCGTAGCGGGCTGTAAGGCGCACGGGGCGGGGCATTTCTTCTGCTCCCAGTTGTTTCCGCCGGGAGTGCCGAAACTTGTCTATCTTCTCATGACGCCCATTGAGCTAATCTCGACCTTCGTCATACGGCCGTTGACCCTGACCGCTCGACTCTTGGCGAATATGGTCTCCGGCCACCTGCTGCTCGTGTTGTGCTTCCTCGGCACTAACGCGCTTTATTTCTCTATGGGAGGCCTGGGCGGGATTGCCTTGGGTACTGTTACCCTACTAGGTGGGATCATCTTCACCGCTTTTGAGGCCTTCATTGCTGCATTGCAGGCCTATATCTTTGCCCTTCTGACGGCAGCGTATATTGCGCTGTCGCTGGAATCGCACTGA
- a CDS encoding MraY family glycosyltransferase produces the protein MRVYLLLMVIAAAVTLVLVPVVRRVALAVGAITQLRARDVHTVPIPRLGGVAMYAGLVVSFVVASRIPYLSRVLGTGSAAWGVLIGAGIMCAVGIIDDIWELDWYAKLAGEVLAAGVMAWQGVQLVTLPVMGLTVGSSRLTLLATIVVVVVVVNAVNFMDGLDGLAAGIIGIAAAAFFLYSYMLTRNASPGDYTSVACAMVAGLVGICAGFLPHNFHPASIFMGDSGALMLGTVIAGAGIQVTGQIDPANTSIGYALPAFMPLLVPMVVILLPLVDFIWAVVRRLARGQAPFHPDAGHLHHRLLRRGHSHVAAVLILYMWAAIASFSCVALVVIPGRRVFPVFLLLCVIGVVITRRQLHVPRRDTATAGHMAGSEDMRQGSPTPVESSGTATVGGNREDHVSATTEER, from the coding sequence GTGCGCGTTTATCTTCTCCTTATGGTGATAGCGGCTGCGGTAACGCTTGTGCTGGTTCCGGTGGTACGCCGCGTGGCACTCGCGGTGGGCGCGATTACGCAGCTGCGAGCCCGCGACGTTCATACCGTGCCCATCCCACGATTGGGCGGTGTTGCAATGTACGCAGGGCTGGTAGTGAGTTTTGTGGTTGCATCACGCATTCCGTATCTTTCACGCGTACTGGGCACGGGATCAGCCGCTTGGGGAGTGCTGATCGGCGCGGGGATCATGTGCGCAGTCGGCATTATTGACGATATATGGGAGCTCGACTGGTACGCCAAGCTGGCCGGCGAGGTCCTTGCGGCAGGCGTGATGGCCTGGCAGGGGGTCCAGCTCGTGACTCTGCCGGTGATGGGGTTGACGGTCGGATCTAGTCGCTTGACGCTGCTCGCCACTATTGTGGTGGTAGTAGTCGTGGTTAACGCGGTGAATTTCATGGATGGGCTGGATGGACTCGCTGCGGGGATTATCGGGATTGCTGCTGCGGCGTTCTTCCTCTACTCGTATATGCTGACTCGGAATGCCTCGCCGGGCGACTACACCTCGGTAGCCTGTGCTATGGTGGCTGGACTGGTAGGTATCTGCGCAGGTTTTCTGCCCCATAATTTCCATCCCGCCAGTATTTTCATGGGTGACTCCGGCGCGTTGATGCTTGGCACAGTGATCGCGGGCGCGGGAATCCAGGTGACCGGGCAGATTGATCCGGCCAACACGTCGATCGGCTACGCATTACCGGCATTCATGCCCCTGCTGGTACCTATGGTTGTGATACTGCTGCCGCTGGTTGACTTCATTTGGGCCGTGGTGCGGCGTTTGGCGCGCGGCCAGGCCCCATTCCATCCCGACGCCGGTCACCTGCATCACCGACTGCTGCGGCGCGGGCATTCCCATGTGGCGGCAGTGCTCATCTTGTACATGTGGGCCGCAATCGCGTCTTTCAGCTGTGTGGCACTCGTCGTGATTCCGGGACGCCGGGTATTCCCGGTCTTCTTACTGCTGTGCGTGATCGGCGTTGTCATAACACGACGCCAGTTGCATGTGCCCCGCAGAGATACTGCGACTGCCGGTCATATGGCCGGTTCTGAGGATATGCGTCAGGGCTCTCCGACGCCCGTAGAGTCTTCCGGAACCGCCACTGTCGGTGGCAATCGGGAGGACCACGTGTCCGCCACGACGGAGGAACGATGA
- a CDS encoding L-threonylcarbamoyladenylate synthase — protein MSVYDCGSRLDVAVSAAAQAVRRGELVVLPTDTVYGVGADAFCAAAVNRLLTVKGRGREKPSPVLVASQADAERLAVISQEARMLMRLWPGALTIVLPARPEIGWDLGETGGTVALRMPADHVALTLLEETGPLAVSSANITGQPSALTVQEAREQLGNAVAVYLDSGPCSGGTPSTIIDGRDLTILRHGAIPDDAIVTAM, from the coding sequence ATGTCGGTATACGACTGCGGCAGCCGGTTGGACGTGGCGGTAAGTGCCGCCGCACAGGCGGTGCGGCGCGGTGAATTGGTGGTGCTCCCCACCGATACCGTATACGGGGTCGGTGCAGACGCCTTCTGCGCTGCAGCGGTGAACCGACTGCTCACCGTCAAAGGGCGGGGCAGGGAGAAGCCGTCACCGGTGTTGGTGGCATCGCAGGCCGACGCGGAGCGCCTTGCGGTGATCTCGCAGGAGGCGCGGATGCTAATGCGACTGTGGCCGGGGGCGCTCACCATCGTCCTTCCCGCCCGGCCCGAGATTGGATGGGACCTCGGAGAGACCGGCGGTACGGTTGCGTTACGAATGCCCGCCGATCATGTGGCCCTCACCCTTTTGGAAGAGACCGGTCCGCTCGCCGTTTCTTCGGCGAATATCACCGGACAACCGTCGGCATTAACGGTGCAAGAGGCGCGGGAACAGCTGGGGAACGCCGTCGCCGTGTATCTTGATAGTGGTCCCTGCAGCGGCGGGACGCCGTCGACGATCATCGACGGGCGCGACCTGACAATCCTGCGGCACGGGGCCATACCAGACGATGCTATTGTGACGGCCATGTAG
- a CDS encoding HemK/PrmC family methyltransferase, with protein MRWSLLLAEGAGRLSAAGIVSATADARELAEAVTEHAQLPIEADSEAVERFRELVSRRCRREPLQHITGRMYFRFLELISRPGCFIVRPETEMVAGDAIDAAREFLAVRGSARVVDLCTGSGAIALAVATEAVGADVIGVDCDPLALALARENNARYGNAVQFVAGDARTADVGPADVVVANPPYVPPDVVLSPEVEADPPLALWGGGPRGLDMPLALVTRAMELLQPGGILVMEHAENQASLLRDAARGAGFAQVHTGSDLTNRPRWLWARKED; from the coding sequence ATGCGCTGGAGCCTGCTTTTGGCGGAAGGTGCCGGTCGGCTCTCCGCTGCCGGAATAGTATCCGCGACGGCGGATGCCCGCGAGTTGGCGGAGGCTGTCACGGAGCATGCTCAACTCCCCATTGAAGCCGATAGCGAGGCGGTGGAGCGCTTTCGAGAGCTTGTTTCGCGGCGCTGCCGCCGGGAACCACTGCAGCATATTACCGGCCGCATGTACTTTCGCTTCCTCGAACTGATCTCCCGACCCGGCTGTTTCATCGTGCGACCGGAAACGGAGATGGTGGCCGGAGACGCCATCGACGCGGCACGCGAGTTCCTGGCGGTGCGTGGCAGTGCCCGGGTAGTGGACCTGTGTACGGGCAGTGGCGCAATAGCCTTGGCTGTGGCCACCGAGGCTGTCGGTGCCGATGTTATTGGCGTTGACTGCGATCCACTGGCCCTTGCCCTTGCGCGGGAGAACAATGCGCGTTATGGCAATGCTGTGCAGTTCGTTGCAGGCGATGCGCGGACGGCAGACGTGGGACCGGCGGACGTCGTCGTCGCCAATCCGCCCTACGTGCCGCCCGATGTTGTGCTCTCACCGGAAGTCGAGGCAGATCCGCCGCTTGCCCTGTGGGGCGGTGGCCCGCGGGGGCTCGATATGCCGCTGGCGCTTGTCACTCGGGCGATGGAACTATTGCAGCCAGGCGGTATTCTCGTGATGGAGCATGCGGAGAACCAGGCATCCCTGTTGCGAGATGCGGCGCGTGGTGCGGGATTCGCTCAAGTTCACACCGGGAGCGATCTGACCAACCGTCCACGATGGTTATGGGCGCGGAAGGAGGACTGA
- the prfA gene encoding peptide chain release factor 1 produces the protein MLSEYKEVEQQMADPAVLRSPERLKTLGRRYAELGRVVRVYRRYQSIEADLRETREIVSAGGEDAELFRPELAALQEAYAAVAAELKDVLIPRDPDDARDAIMEIKAGEGGEESALFAGDLLRMYQRYAESQGWSVETLSATPTELGGYKDVQVAIRTKGIPEDPADGVWAHLKYEAGVHRVQRVPVTESQGRIHTSAAGVLVFAEVDDPGEVEINDSDLRIDVFRSSGPGGQSVNTTDSAVRITHLPTGIVVSMQDEKSQIQNREAAMRVLRARLRQMQLDQQAEENAQLRRSQVRTVDRSERIRTYNFPENRISDHRTGYKAYNLDHVLEGSLQPLIDSARRMDEAERLAQEQ, from the coding sequence ATGCTCAGTGAATACAAGGAGGTAGAGCAACAGATGGCGGATCCCGCCGTCCTCCGCTCGCCGGAGCGCTTGAAGACGCTGGGAAGGCGTTATGCGGAACTGGGCCGTGTCGTAAGGGTGTATCGCCGGTATCAGAGCATCGAGGCCGACCTGCGGGAGACCCGTGAGATCGTTTCTGCTGGAGGTGAGGATGCGGAACTCTTCCGCCCCGAGCTTGCTGCACTTCAGGAGGCTTACGCCGCCGTGGCAGCCGAACTGAAGGATGTTTTGATCCCACGTGATCCCGATGACGCCCGGGACGCGATTATGGAGATAAAAGCCGGAGAAGGAGGCGAGGAGTCCGCTCTTTTCGCCGGCGACCTGCTGCGCATGTACCAGCGGTACGCAGAGTCGCAGGGGTGGAGCGTTGAGACTCTTTCCGCTACCCCGACCGAATTGGGCGGCTACAAGGATGTGCAGGTTGCCATTCGGACCAAGGGGATACCGGAGGACCCTGCCGACGGCGTATGGGCACACCTGAAGTACGAGGCGGGAGTACACCGCGTGCAACGTGTTCCCGTTACGGAATCGCAAGGGCGCATTCACACCTCTGCGGCGGGTGTGCTGGTCTTTGCCGAGGTTGACGACCCGGGAGAGGTGGAGATCAACGACTCGGATCTGCGTATTGACGTTTTTCGCTCGTCTGGGCCGGGCGGTCAGTCGGTGAACACGACCGACTCGGCGGTTCGGATCACCCACTTGCCCACGGGGATTGTGGTCTCCATGCAGGATGAGAAATCGCAGATCCAAAACCGGGAGGCTGCAATGCGGGTGCTGCGGGCACGGCTGCGACAAATGCAGTTGGACCAGCAGGCGGAGGAGAACGCGCAGTTGCGGCGTTCCCAGGTGCGCACGGTTGATCGGTCAGAACGCATTCGTACCTACAACTTTCCCGAGAACCGCATCTCCGATCATCGCACCGGGTATAAGGCATATAACCTCGACCATGTGCTGGAGGGTAGTCTGCAACCCCTGATCGACTCCGCCCGGCGGATGGATGAAGCAGAGCGCTTGGCGCAGGAGCAGTGA
- the rpmE gene encoding 50S ribosomal protein L31 gives MKQGIHPDYHTVTVSCTCGNEFETRSTYEGDHLRVDVCNACHPFYTGKQKILDTGGRVARFEARYGKRKK, from the coding sequence ATGAAGCAGGGAATCCACCCTGATTACCACACCGTCACAGTGAGCTGCACGTGTGGAAATGAGTTTGAAACACGTTCAACCTACGAGGGCGACCATCTGCGCGTCGATGTCTGCAACGCCTGCCATCCGTTCTACACAGGCAAGCAGAAGATTCTCGATACCGGTGGCCGGGTGGCCCGCTTCGAGGCGCGTTACGGCAAGCGCAAGAAGTAG
- the rho gene encoding transcription termination factor Rho, protein MRLPELKALAQSLGLEVGPKVRRADLIAAIREMRGPARRGRPPKNASNAVPMSQTADSAPTAASSAAKEEEAGVFDPALRQRYARTSPRTAEGSAAPGQSSGEEMSSEHAQQANDRTRRVRERSHSSEADSSSETQPRERTAQTSRYDRSTSRTGGRVSSYDRTSRFDRSERNAGRTSRYDRTSRFERTERSTTAQASEGSRRIARTTDEIVLPERSSRTESNVSGKVRRRERTVTPRLSDADRMAALNAIGDAAERRANSDKEEDSYPHRTRRSRRERNRNRNIEAREQNEQAAREEDMLLAVAGILDQEGNQHFLRTGGYLPGANDALVPQQIVKQYGLRRGDAIVGAVKRRNENEGQQNHGRNRNRKFSQHQHLNQLVQVNTINSLDPERSALRPEFNKLTPLYPQDMLRMETTPKALTPRAIDLVAPIGKGQRGLIVSPPKAGKTMIMQQIAMAIAANNPKVHLMVVLVDERPEEVTDMKRLVKGEVIASTFDRPASDHAIVAELAIERAKRLVELGQDVVVLLDSLTRLSRAYNLAAPASGRILSGGVDAGALYPPKRFFGAARNIENGGSLTIIASALVETGSKMDEVIFEEFKGTGNMELRLSRQLADRRIFPAIDVNASGTRREELLFSNEELKVIWQLRRALGTLDVPEASDFLLGRLRKTQNNAEFLVSIMRSMQASGASAS, encoded by the coding sequence ATGCGCTTGCCGGAGCTAAAAGCCTTAGCACAGTCCCTGGGGTTAGAAGTTGGACCGAAGGTGCGTAGGGCAGACCTTATTGCAGCTATTCGTGAAATGCGCGGTCCTGCGCGCCGGGGGCGACCGCCGAAGAACGCCTCAAATGCAGTGCCGATGTCACAGACGGCAGACTCGGCACCAACGGCCGCCTCATCTGCGGCGAAGGAAGAAGAAGCCGGCGTGTTCGATCCTGCTTTGCGGCAAAGGTACGCGCGCACATCCCCGCGCACAGCGGAAGGAAGCGCCGCGCCGGGCCAGTCCTCCGGTGAAGAAATGAGCAGCGAACACGCGCAGCAGGCCAACGACCGGACCCGACGGGTACGGGAGCGGTCCCATAGCTCTGAGGCGGATTCTTCGTCAGAGACGCAGCCACGGGAGCGCACCGCACAGACGAGCCGATATGACCGCAGCACATCGCGAACTGGAGGGCGTGTCAGCAGTTACGACCGCACCAGTCGCTTCGACCGTTCCGAGCGGAATGCCGGGCGTACAAGCCGATATGATCGCACCAGTCGCTTTGAGCGTACAGAACGCTCCACTACTGCGCAGGCCTCTGAAGGATCGCGGCGAATCGCTCGGACGACAGACGAGATCGTATTGCCGGAGCGTAGCAGCCGCACCGAATCCAACGTCAGCGGGAAGGTGCGCCGTCGGGAGCGTACCGTGACCCCACGACTGTCTGATGCGGATCGTATGGCGGCGTTGAATGCCATCGGCGATGCGGCAGAACGTCGTGCTAATAGCGATAAGGAAGAGGATAGTTATCCACACCGAACTCGCCGCAGTCGCCGGGAACGCAACCGTAACCGCAACATCGAGGCGCGGGAACAGAATGAGCAAGCAGCGCGCGAGGAGGATATGCTCCTCGCCGTGGCGGGCATCCTCGACCAGGAGGGAAATCAGCATTTCCTACGCACGGGCGGCTACCTGCCAGGTGCGAACGATGCGCTGGTTCCGCAGCAGATCGTCAAGCAATACGGTCTGCGCCGCGGCGACGCCATCGTCGGGGCCGTGAAGCGCCGCAACGAGAACGAGGGGCAGCAGAACCACGGCCGCAATCGCAACCGTAAGTTCAGCCAGCATCAGCATCTGAACCAGTTGGTGCAGGTCAATACGATCAATTCCCTCGATCCGGAGCGCTCCGCGCTGCGTCCGGAGTTCAACAAACTGACGCCGCTGTATCCGCAGGATATGCTGCGCATGGAGACGACGCCGAAGGCGCTCACTCCGCGTGCCATCGATCTGGTTGCACCTATCGGCAAGGGGCAGCGCGGACTTATCGTTTCGCCCCCCAAGGCCGGAAAGACGATGATCATGCAGCAGATTGCCATGGCCATCGCCGCAAATAACCCGAAGGTGCACCTGATGGTGGTGCTGGTGGACGAGCGCCCCGAGGAAGTCACCGACATGAAGCGTCTGGTCAAGGGTGAGGTCATTGCCTCAACATTTGACCGTCCCGCTTCCGACCATGCGATTGTGGCCGAGTTGGCTATCGAACGTGCCAAGCGCCTGGTGGAACTGGGACAGGACGTTGTCGTGCTACTCGATTCACTGACGCGGCTCTCGCGTGCCTATAACCTGGCGGCGCCCGCTTCCGGGCGTATTCTCTCCGGCGGTGTTGATGCCGGCGCGCTCTACCCGCCGAAGCGGTTCTTCGGCGCGGCACGTAATATCGAGAACGGCGGTTCTCTGACCATCATCGCTTCCGCGCTCGTTGAGACCGGTTCGAAGATGGACGAGGTTATTTTCGAGGAGTTCAAGGGAACCGGCAATATGGAGTTGCGGCTCTCGCGGCAGCTTGCCGACCGGCGTATCTTCCCCGCCATCGATGTCAACGCTTCCGGAACGCGCCGCGAAGAGTTGCTGTTCTCCAACGAAGAACTCAAGGTCATCTGGCAGTTGCGTCGCGCCCTCGGAACCCTGGATGTTCCGGAGGCATCGGACTTCCTGCTCGGCAGGTTGCGCAAGACGCAGAACAACGCCGAGTTCCTGGTGTCGATTATGCGCTCCATGCAAGCTTCGGGCGCGTCGGCGTCGTAA
- the thrB gene encoding homoserine kinase, with product MRVVKSRARVRVPATSGNLGPGFDSMGMAHNVWDDVEVRLVAGPTTVTIIGEGQDTLPTDGSHLIVRALRRAFDVAGLPQAGIEMVCRNSIPQGKGLGSSAAAVVAGLLLLRGLVDQPELFDDATVLRLATEFEGHPDNAAPALYGGAVVCWTDDAPHAARIHVSPDIHTTLLVPQAELLTETARSVLPTQVPHSDASFNASRTALLVLALERHPELLLAATDDRLHQAYRADAMPASANALQALRKAGWPTVVSGAGPALLVFDTLDAQTCQILEARGFHVVLAGMARGAHLVE from the coding sequence ATGCGTGTGGTCAAATCGCGCGCACGGGTAAGGGTGCCGGCGACATCGGGTAACCTCGGCCCGGGCTTCGACTCCATGGGGATGGCCCACAACGTGTGGGACGATGTCGAGGTGCGGCTCGTAGCGGGTCCGACCACCGTTACCATCATTGGGGAGGGGCAAGATACACTGCCAACGGACGGATCACATTTGATTGTGCGCGCGTTGCGTCGAGCCTTCGATGTTGCGGGGCTGCCCCAGGCCGGCATAGAGATGGTGTGCCGCAACTCGATACCGCAGGGCAAGGGGCTCGGCTCATCGGCTGCGGCGGTTGTCGCCGGGTTATTGCTGCTGCGTGGTCTGGTTGACCAACCGGAGCTTTTCGACGACGCCACGGTGCTGCGCCTGGCCACAGAGTTTGAGGGACATCCGGATAACGCCGCACCCGCGCTCTACGGTGGCGCGGTGGTGTGCTGGACGGATGATGCTCCGCATGCCGCTCGCATACACGTATCGCCAGACATCCACACGACCCTGCTGGTGCCGCAAGCAGAACTGCTGACGGAGACCGCCCGATCAGTACTTCCGACCCAGGTTCCTCATAGCGATGCCTCTTTCAACGCCTCGCGAACGGCGCTGCTTGTGCTGGCTCTCGAACGGCATCCGGAATTGCTGTTGGCGGCGACCGATGACAGACTTCATCAGGCATATCGGGCAGACGCAATGCCCGCGTCCGCCAATGCGCTGCAAGCTTTACGCAAAGCGGGATGGCCGACCGTAGTATCGGGTGCGGGTCCTGCCCTTCTCGTCTTTGACACGCTTGACGCGCAGACCTGCCAGATTCTTGAGGCGCGCGGTTTTCATGTGGTGCTTGCGGGGATGGCGCGCGGAGCGCACCTCGTCGAATGA
- a CDS encoding homoserine dehydrogenase produces the protein MEGESVEDVRVALLGCGTVGTQVARLLTHSSEDLAARAGARLRLVGIAVRNVSSPRDPAIDRSLLTDDADALIAQADIVIELMGGVEPARSYILEAFAHGASVVTGNKALLAAHGPELYEAAARADVDLYYEAAVAGAVPVVYGLRESLTGDRVTAVLGIVNGTTNYILDEMTEKGLDYDTVLAEAQRLGYAEADPRADVDGLDAAAKCAILASLAFHSRVSLEDVHVHGIREVTAEVIATAKSSGYVVKLIASARRRPTGIEVHVGPTLVPLGHPLAAVHGSFNAVVIEAESAGRLMFYGRGAGGAPTASAVLSDVVAAAGHKVHGGHAPRELIYADLPVLPPEESLGSFQVEMVVQDYVGVLEKISGVFAAHNVSIRAVAQRSDMRDEPGDAADKLCRLTVTTHQAVQKDLELTIEELRDSSFVVDVLHVLRVEES, from the coding sequence ATGGAAGGAGAATCGGTGGAGGATGTGAGAGTTGCCCTGCTGGGCTGTGGCACGGTTGGCACTCAGGTGGCGCGTCTCTTAACGCACAGCAGTGAGGACTTGGCAGCACGGGCAGGCGCGCGACTTCGTCTGGTAGGAATTGCCGTTCGAAATGTTTCATCGCCGCGTGACCCAGCGATTGACCGCTCACTCTTGACCGACGATGCCGACGCGCTCATCGCCCAGGCCGATATCGTCATCGAACTCATGGGCGGCGTGGAACCGGCACGGAGCTACATCCTAGAAGCTTTCGCACATGGCGCCTCCGTCGTCACCGGAAACAAGGCGTTGCTCGCGGCCCACGGGCCGGAGCTATACGAGGCGGCGGCACGCGCCGACGTCGACCTGTACTACGAAGCGGCAGTGGCCGGAGCCGTACCGGTCGTGTACGGTTTGCGGGAGTCACTGACCGGAGATCGGGTCACCGCAGTTCTCGGCATTGTCAACGGCACTACGAACTATATCCTCGACGAGATGACCGAGAAGGGACTCGACTACGATACGGTTCTGGCCGAGGCACAACGTCTGGGCTACGCCGAGGCCGATCCGCGTGCCGACGTCGACGGGCTGGATGCTGCGGCAAAATGCGCCATCTTGGCGTCGCTCGCCTTCCATTCACGCGTTTCCTTGGAGGATGTTCATGTCCACGGAATCCGCGAAGTGACGGCGGAAGTCATCGCCACCGCGAAAAGCTCGGGGTACGTCGTTAAGCTCATCGCTTCGGCGCGACGCCGTCCCACCGGTATCGAAGTACATGTTGGGCCCACACTTGTCCCTCTCGGGCATCCACTCGCCGCTGTGCACGGCTCTTTCAACGCCGTGGTGATTGAAGCGGAATCAGCGGGTCGGCTCATGTTCTACGGTCGAGGTGCCGGCGGTGCGCCAACCGCATCGGCGGTGCTCTCCGACGTCGTTGCGGCGGCTGGGCATAAGGTTCATGGTGGCCATGCCCCACGTGAACTCATCTATGCGGATCTGCCGGTGCTGCCGCCCGAGGAATCGCTGGGCAGCTTCCAGGTGGAAATGGTGGTGCAGGACTACGTCGGTGTTCTGGAGAAGATCAGCGGCGTATTCGCGGCACATAACGTGTCAATTCGTGCGGTTGCCCAACGTTCGGACATGCGCGATGAGCCCGGCGATGCCGCCGACAAATTGTGCCGCTTGACGGTGACAACTCACCAGGCAGTTCAGAAAGATCTGGAGCTGACGATTGAGGAACTGCGCGACTCGTCGTTCGTTGTGGACGTGCTGCACGTCTTGCGGGTGGAGGAGAGCTGA